Proteins encoded together in one Bacteroides zoogleoformans window:
- the kbl gene encoding glycine C-acetyltransferase: protein MYGKMKDYLGKTIAEIREAGLYKEERLIESAQQAAITVKGKEVLNFCANNYLGLSNHPRLIAASRRMMEQRGYGMSSVRFICGTQDIHKELEAAISDYFRTEDTILYAACFDANGGVFEPLFSEEDAIISDSLNHASIIDGVRLCKAKRYRYANADMTELEKCLQEAQAQRFRIIVTDGVFSMDGNVAPIDKICGLAEKYDALVMVDESHSAGVVGPTGHGVSEQYDTYGRVDIYTGTLGKAFGGALGGFTTGRKEIIDLLRQRSRPYLFSNSLAPGIIGASLEVFKMLKESNALHDKLVKNVNYFRDKMTAAGFDIKPTQSAICAVMLYDAKLSQVYAARMQEEGIYVTGFYYPVVPKEQARIRVQISAGHEKDHLDKCIAAFIKVGKELGVLK, encoded by the coding sequence ATGTATGGTAAAATGAAAGATTATCTCGGCAAAACAATTGCTGAAATCAGAGAGGCCGGTCTCTATAAAGAGGAGCGACTGATTGAGAGTGCACAACAAGCAGCCATCACAGTGAAAGGCAAAGAGGTTCTGAACTTCTGCGCCAACAATTATCTGGGGTTATCCAACCATCCGCGTCTGATTGCCGCTTCCCGAAGAATGATGGAGCAACGCGGATACGGCATGTCGTCCGTACGCTTCATTTGCGGGACACAAGACATTCACAAGGAATTGGAAGCTGCCATCTCCGATTACTTCCGGACGGAGGATACCATTCTATATGCCGCCTGCTTCGATGCCAATGGCGGTGTGTTCGAACCCCTTTTCAGTGAAGAAGATGCCATCATCTCCGATTCGCTGAACCACGCCTCTATCATTGATGGCGTACGCCTTTGCAAAGCGAAACGCTACCGCTATGCCAACGCCGACATGACGGAACTTGAGAAATGCCTGCAAGAAGCCCAAGCTCAACGCTTCCGCATCATCGTCACCGATGGTGTATTCTCCATGGACGGAAACGTGGCGCCCATAGACAAGATATGCGGCCTTGCCGAAAAATACGATGCGCTGGTCATGGTAGACGAGTCGCATTCTGCCGGGGTAGTAGGACCTACGGGACACGGTGTAAGCGAACAATACGATACGTACGGGCGCGTAGACATTTATACCGGGACGTTGGGTAAAGCTTTTGGCGGCGCTTTGGGCGGTTTCACCACCGGGCGCAAAGAAATCATCGACTTATTGCGCCAGCGCAGCCGTCCGTATCTGTTTTCCAATTCGTTGGCACCGGGCATCATCGGCGCCAGCCTTGAAGTATTCAAGATGCTGAAAGAGAGCAACGCCCTGCATGACAAGCTGGTGAAGAACGTAAACTATTTCCGCGATAAGATGACTGCTGCCGGGTTCGACATCAAACCTACGCAAAGCGCCATTTGCGCCGTGATGCTATACGATGCCAAGCTGTCACAGGTTTATGCGGCACGCATGCAGGAAGAAGGCATTTACGTAACCGGCTTTTACTATCCCGTTGTACCCAAAGAGCAAGCACGCATCCGCGTACAGATTTCAGCCGGGCACGAGAAAGACCATCTTGATAAATGTATCGCCGCATTCATTAAGGTGGGCAAGGAGCTGGGAGTATTGAAATAA